The following proteins are co-located in the Vigna angularis cultivar LongXiaoDou No.4 chromosome 2, ASM1680809v1, whole genome shotgun sequence genome:
- the LOC108318708 gene encoding laccase-17, translated as MGVSLVGISVFLLSLIIFCMFEVSLAGSTRHYHFEIRHQNVTRLCHTKSMVTVNGQFPGPRIVAREGDRLLIKVTNHVPDNITIHWHGIRQLRSGWADGPAYVTQCPIQSGQTYVYNYTISGQRGTLFWHAHISWLRASLYGPLIILPKLNAQYPFPKPHKEIPILFGEWWNTDPEAVIKQALQTGGGPNVSDAYTINGLPGPLYNCSHKDTFKLKVKPGKTYLLRFINAALNDELFFSIANHTVTVVEADAVYVKPFTTNTLLIAPGQTTNVLLKTKSHYPNATFLMTARPYATGLGTFDNSTVAAILEYKTPLNTHHSSPSIKNLPLLKPLLPALNDTSFATKFTNKLRSLASPQFPANVPQKVDKQFFFTVGLGTTPCQKNQTCQGPTNATKFSASVNNVSYIQPTTALLQAHFFGQSNGVYTPDFPTKPLLPFNYTGTPPNNTMVSNGTKVLVLPFNTSVELVMQDTSILGAESHPLHLHGFNFFVVGQGFGNFDPNKDPKNFNLLDPVERNTVGVPSGGWVAIRFLADNPGVWFMHCHLEVHTSWGLKMAWLVLDGKLPNQKLLPPPADLPKC; from the exons ATGGGTGTTTCGCTTGTTGGAATCTCAGTTTTTCTTCTGTCGTTGATCATATTTTGCATGTTTGAGGTTTCTCTGGCTGGCAGTACCAGACACTACCATTTTGAA ATAAGGCACCAAAATGTGACAAGACTGTGCCACACAAAGAGCATGGTGACAGTGAACGGCCAGTTTCCAGGACCTCGCATTGTGGCAAGGGAGGGAGATCGTCTTCTTATCAAAGTCACCAACCATGTGCCCGACAACATCACCATTCACTG GCATGGCATTCGGCAGCTTCGATCCGGGTGGGCTGATGGACCAGCATACGTGACTCAATGCCCCATCCAAAGTGGTCAGACTTATGTTTACAATTACACTATCAGTGGCCAAAGGGGAACACTCTTTTGGCATGCCCATATTTCATGGCTAAGAGCAAGTCTTTATGGTCCTCTCATCATTCTTCCCAAACTCAATGCTCAGTATCCTTTTCCTAAACCCCACAAGGAAATTCCTATCTTGTTTG GAGAATGGTGGAATACAGATCCTGAGGCAGTCATAAAACAAGCCCTGCAAACTGGTGGAGGCCCAAATGTCTCTGACGCCTACACAATTAATGGACTTCCAGGGCCATTGTATAACTGCTCTCACAAAG ATACATTCAAGCTGAAGGTGAAGCCAGGGAAGACTTATCTCTTAAGATTCATCAATGCGGCTCTGAACGATGAGCTATTTTTCAGCATTGCAAATCACACAGTGACAGTTGTTGAAGCAGATGCAGTTTATGTGAAGCCTTTCACGACCAATACCCTCCTTATTGCACCTGGACAAACCACTAATGTTCTTCTGAAAACAAAGTCTCACTATCCCAACGCCACATTCCTCATGACTGCAAGACCATATGCCACTGGCCTTGGCACTTTCGACAACTCAACTGTGGCTGCCATTTTGGAATACAAAACCCCACTAAATACTCATCATTCATCTCCTTCAATTAAAAACCTTCCCCTCCTCAAACCTCTTCTCCCTGCACTCAACGACACTTCTTTTGCCACAAAATTCACCAACAAACTTCGTAGCTTAGCTAGCCCTCAGTTTCCGGCAAATGTACCACAGAAAGTTGATAAGCAGTTTTTCTTCACAGTAGGCCTTGGCACAACTCCCTGCCAGAAAAACCAAACTTGTCAAGGACCCACCAATGCAACAAAGTTTTCAGCATCAGTCAACAATGTTTCTTATATACAACCAACCACTGCTCTTCTTCAAGCACACTTCTTTGGCCAATCCAATGGAGTTTACACCCCTGACTTTCCAACTAAACCATTGCTTCCATTCAACTATACTGGGACCCCTCCAAACAACACCATGGTGAGCAATGGAACAAAAGTGTTGGTTCTTCCCTTTAACACCAGTGTAGAGCTTGTGATGCAGGACACCAGCATTCTGGGTGCTGAAAGTCACCCTCTCCATTTGCATGGCTTTAACTTCTTTGTTGTTGGTCAAGGTTTTGGGAACTTTGACCCAAATAAGGACCCAAAAAACTTCAATCTTCTTGATCCCGTTGAGAGAAACACAGTTGGTGTCCCTTCTGGTGGATGGGTTGCTATCAGATTCTTAGCAGATAATCCAG GGGTATGGTTCATGCATTGTCATTTGGAAGTGCACACAAGTTGGGGTCTTAAGATGGCCTGGCTTGTCTTGGATGGAAAGCTCCCAAATCAGAAGTTGCTTCCACCACCAGCTGATCTTCCCAAGTGTTAA